Proteins from a genomic interval of Amycolatopsis sp. cg13:
- a CDS encoding GtrA family protein — MTVVETVLARTPEPLRSVLVKHRELLKFAIVGGTTFLVDNGVWYLLKLSVLESKPTTAKAIAIIVATIVSYVLNREWSFRTRGGRERAHEATLFFVISGVAVVVNLIPLLISRYWLHLEVPNVSRFVQEVADFASGSIIGMLLAMVFRFWGFKKWVFPDELGERRKDGVTRLPR; from the coding sequence GTGACCGTCGTCGAAACCGTGCTCGCCCGCACCCCCGAGCCATTGCGCTCCGTGCTCGTGAAGCACCGGGAGCTGCTGAAGTTCGCGATCGTGGGCGGCACGACCTTCTTGGTCGACAACGGCGTCTGGTACCTGCTGAAGCTCAGCGTGCTGGAGTCGAAACCGACCACGGCGAAGGCGATCGCGATCATCGTCGCGACGATCGTGTCGTACGTCCTCAACCGCGAATGGTCGTTCCGCACCCGCGGCGGCCGCGAACGCGCCCACGAGGCGACGCTGTTCTTCGTGATCAGCGGCGTCGCGGTGGTGGTGAACCTCATTCCGCTGCTGATCTCGCGCTACTGGCTGCACCTGGAAGTGCCGAACGTGTCGCGCTTCGTGCAAGAGGTGGCGGACTTCGCGAGCGGCTCGATCATCGGCATGCTGCTGGCGATGGTGTTCCGGTTCTGGGGGTTCAAGAAGTGGGTTTTCCCGGATGAGCTGGGGGAACGGCGGAAGGACGGGGTCACCCGGCTTCCCCGGTGA
- a CDS encoding glycosyltransferase 87 family protein: protein MTRTVPSAADGEAPVNRSGQPRLALRRSLARLSVRPRSMLIFAVFPLLAIAVGFWGWAHDWNLGVDSAVYRAGALQLLRGDNLYDANTLPTEPGWALLPFTYPPTAALLFAPLALVPVQVAWGFLTVVSLGALALSVRIAIGALPRPAADGPRWWASPARSTIVFFLVFLGLEPVWRTIFLGQINLILMAMVLLDMLVIGARGSRWGGVLVGLAAAIKLTPIVFLGHLLVTGRWKDALRGLATFVGMQALLFLINPHDSWKYWTKTLPDTGRIGPVHWAGNQSLNALMNRATDLAPWASSAATVIGLVLAIPALWLMFRFHRRGQALAALLVTAFWILLISPISWTHHWVWVAPLVVLLVSRLPKTTPATAWKRWLGTFLVAFVFVSCVLLILPNGRNVELHWKVWQNILGDAYILMPVVLAVALALRWGLQRRARNRAQRESV from the coding sequence GTGACCAGGACCGTACCCTCCGCTGCCGACGGCGAAGCTCCGGTGAATCGATCCGGGCAGCCCCGGCTGGCTCTGCGCCGATCTCTGGCACGGCTCTCCGTGCGCCCGCGTTCGATGCTCATCTTCGCGGTGTTCCCGCTGCTCGCGATCGCGGTCGGGTTCTGGGGCTGGGCGCACGACTGGAACCTCGGCGTCGACAGCGCGGTCTACCGGGCAGGCGCGCTGCAGCTGCTGCGCGGGGACAACCTCTACGACGCGAACACGCTGCCCACCGAACCGGGCTGGGCGCTGCTGCCGTTCACCTACCCGCCGACCGCGGCGCTGCTGTTCGCGCCGCTCGCGCTCGTTCCGGTGCAGGTCGCGTGGGGTTTCCTGACCGTGGTGTCGCTGGGCGCGCTCGCGCTGTCGGTGCGGATCGCGATCGGCGCACTGCCCCGCCCGGCCGCCGACGGGCCCCGCTGGTGGGCCTCGCCCGCGCGGTCGACCATCGTGTTCTTCCTGGTCTTCCTCGGCCTGGAACCGGTGTGGCGGACGATCTTCCTCGGGCAGATCAACCTGATCCTGATGGCGATGGTCCTGCTGGACATGCTCGTCATCGGCGCGCGCGGCAGCCGCTGGGGCGGCGTGCTCGTCGGGCTCGCGGCCGCGATCAAGCTGACGCCCATCGTCTTTCTCGGCCACCTGCTGGTCACCGGCCGCTGGAAAGACGCTTTGCGCGGATTGGCGACTTTCGTCGGAATGCAGGCGCTGCTGTTCCTGATCAATCCGCACGATTCGTGGAAATACTGGACAAAAACGCTGCCCGACACCGGCCGGATCGGCCCGGTGCACTGGGCGGGCAACCAGTCCCTGAACGCACTGATGAACCGCGCCACCGACCTGGCCCCGTGGGCCTCGAGCGCGGCGACCGTCATCGGCCTGGTGCTGGCGATTCCGGCGCTGTGGCTGATGTTCCGCTTCCACCGGCGCGGACAGGCGCTGGCCGCGCTGCTCGTCACGGCGTTCTGGATCCTGCTGATCTCGCCGATTTCCTGGACGCACCACTGGGTCTGGGTCGCGCCGCTGGTCGTGCTCCTGGTGTCCAGGCTGCCGAAAACCACCCCGGCGACCGCGTGGAAACGGTGGCTGGGGACGTTCCTGGTGGCGTTCGTGTTCGTCAGTTGCGTGTTGCTGATCTTGCCGAACGGCCGGAATGTCGAGCTGCATTGGAAGGTGTGGCAGAACATTCTCGGCGACGCCTACATCCTGATGCCGGTGGTGCTGGCGGTGGCGCTGGCCTTGCGGTGGGGGCTGCAGCGGCGCGCTCGCAACCGCGCTCAGCGGGAGTCTGTGTAG
- a CDS encoding GGDEF domain-containing protein, whose translation MDVPATGARFGSAGDSSGDETRARFERDRHLRALRARWRTASLAAGWRFPSDWALPEVDAVCAAVVRHGSTGAENALAGLGRARAAAGAGLSETLSDLAALHAVLADPDAVDGFVAPDVDATPARLLRVTALAWADVATDQLVHTEVTDPLTGLPSAAYLRTRLGEIYRGGVNEANVLLTVSLDLTAVSGWPRLTAMILAADAVRAVFDTGECYATIGPSAVAVLAERNERLATRGVALRRALNERLSVDPQLRDVARPLVSAVRLPGTHERACELLTELAHS comes from the coding sequence GTGGACGTACCGGCGACCGGGGCGCGGTTCGGCTCCGCAGGCGACTCGTCGGGGGACGAGACGCGTGCGCGGTTCGAGCGGGACCGCCATTTGCGGGCATTGCGAGCTCGCTGGCGAACAGCCAGCCTCGCGGCCGGCTGGCGTTTCCCGAGCGACTGGGCATTGCCCGAAGTGGACGCGGTGTGCGCGGCAGTCGTGCGGCACGGCTCGACCGGCGCGGAAAACGCGCTGGCCGGACTCGGCCGGGCGCGGGCCGCGGCGGGAGCGGGGCTGTCGGAGACGTTGTCCGACCTGGCCGCCTTGCACGCGGTGCTCGCCGACCCGGACGCGGTCGACGGATTCGTCGCACCGGACGTCGACGCCACGCCTGCCCGGCTGCTGCGCGTGACCGCGCTGGCCTGGGCCGACGTCGCCACCGACCAGCTCGTGCACACGGAAGTCACCGACCCGCTTACCGGCCTTCCGTCCGCGGCGTACCTGCGGACGCGGCTCGGCGAGATCTATCGCGGCGGCGTCAACGAAGCGAACGTGCTGCTCACTGTGTCGCTCGATCTGACGGCGGTGTCCGGCTGGCCTCGGCTGACCGCGATGATCCTCGCCGCGGACGCTGTCCGAGCCGTCTTCGACACCGGCGAGTGCTACGCGACGATCGGTCCTTCCGCGGTCGCGGTGCTGGCCGAACGCAACGAACGCCTGGCCACGCGCGGGGTCGCGTTGCGAAGGGCGCTCAACGAACGCCTTTCGGTGGACCCGCAGCTGCGCGATGTCGCCCGTCCGCTCGTGTCGGCGGTGCGGCTTCCCGGGACCCATGAGCGGGCCTGCGAACTGCTGACGGAATTGGCGCACAGCTGA
- a CDS encoding TNT domain-containing protein, with the protein MSDRPEPADTDVATGPVRVPAQYGGLLERGFDEVPTPPAGTGVLPAHSRPPVGSPRTDRESVLALFAVHMFPLGHLPVAADRPDRQLPLPAEGVVRRPLFDHPESALLDDTAVLGYVKQGFRRSPAPPVDPEPPQAVTEGYAPPEGPEWERRFVVGAEYVWPPAEGCVEEPNPVVLPENTLLDRFGSDHGRVFAPDGTPFAERALPPAALRSGYRRYRVLKPMPVWQATSAEWFDGPGGGIRYRAVLSADELVTLGFLVDVTREAR; encoded by the coding sequence GTGTCCGACCGACCCGAACCCGCAGACACCGACGTCGCCACCGGCCCGGTGCGCGTGCCCGCGCAGTACGGCGGGTTGCTCGAACGCGGCTTCGACGAGGTGCCCACCCCACCCGCGGGCACCGGCGTGCTGCCCGCGCACAGTCGTCCGCCGGTCGGTTCTCCGCGCACGGACCGGGAAAGCGTGCTGGCGCTGTTCGCCGTGCACATGTTCCCGCTCGGGCATTTGCCGGTGGCCGCGGACCGTCCGGACCGGCAGTTGCCGCTGCCTGCGGAAGGTGTCGTTCGGCGTCCGCTGTTCGACCATCCAGAATCGGCGCTCCTCGACGACACCGCGGTGCTCGGGTACGTCAAGCAGGGCTTCCGCCGTTCGCCCGCGCCGCCGGTCGATCCGGAGCCGCCCCAGGCGGTCACTGAAGGCTATGCGCCGCCGGAGGGTCCGGAGTGGGAGCGCCGGTTCGTGGTCGGCGCCGAATACGTGTGGCCGCCCGCGGAGGGCTGCGTCGAAGAGCCGAATCCGGTGGTATTGCCGGAAAACACGCTGTTGGACCGCTTCGGCAGCGATCACGGCCGGGTGTTCGCGCCGGACGGGACGCCGTTCGCGGAGCGCGCTTTGCCGCCCGCCGCGCTGCGTTCCGGCTACCGCCGTTATCGCGTGCTGAAGCCGATGCCGGTGTGGCAGGCCACGTCGGCGGAGTGGTTCGACGGGCCGGGCGGCGGAATCCGCTACCGTGCGGTGCTCTCCGCGGACGAACTGGTCACGCTGGGATTCCTGGTTGACGTCACGCGGGAGGCACGATGA
- a CDS encoding sigma-70 family RNA polymerase sigma factor: MSTVPADLSGKSDAELIAEVRAGKIASYGPLYERHSGAAHNLARQLARSSSEADDLVSEAFSKVLDTLRGGKGPDSAFRAYLLTALRHTAYDKTRRDRRIDLNEDMSDVGGAAGEALTVPFSDTAVAGLERTMAAKAFARLPERWQAVLWHTEIEQQSPAEVAPLLGLTANGVSALAYRAREGLRQAYLQVHLQENGADRCRATAERLGAWTRDGLSKRERSQVENHLDECDECRMLAAELADVNGSLRAIIAPIVLGGAALGYLATIGAAKASAATAGAAAVSAGAAAAGGAKAGAAAAASAPRQFAGVAMSGAAMVAAVAVALAAGGGTQTIPAAQQAPAPPAAAPAPAPAPKPAPPAAPPAPQAPPPAQPAPPAVPPPAAPPAAPPAQPPAPNPAPPQLSAAMPPGGVELQPGGGPVALPITVRNDGGSVSDPVQATLNLPPGVQAVGANGGGAVGAYSSEAAAQSGPMQVACPGGTGTVTCKTGSGLQPGQSAVLMFRLKADDNASGGTVTGSVTAGASVNVSVRVQVKVKAPKDDLSLTAKAFGQPWKLEPEIQATVYNTGQSTKPVTITFDHSTIWQLGLKKFNCTSSEASTSCTTAKPLAPGERADLLVVVDRKPFDGPLTVTVNASLGDASAKPVPVELGCWWDMCHDPTIGPWSSTSVPLPTTSPSTSKSHPPSSSKHPKPSITPPTSTSPDDETPDPTSSSPAATTSAPPDPSSNGKPGKPGNHDNRPPSVEPRGFFSWFTE; encoded by the coding sequence GTGTCCACCGTTCCCGCCGATCTCTCCGGTAAGAGTGACGCCGAGCTGATCGCAGAGGTCCGCGCGGGAAAGATCGCGTCCTACGGTCCGCTCTACGAGCGGCACAGCGGTGCCGCGCACAACCTCGCCCGCCAGCTCGCGCGGTCCAGTTCGGAGGCCGACGACCTCGTGTCGGAGGCGTTCTCGAAGGTTCTGGACACGCTGCGTGGCGGGAAGGGCCCGGACAGCGCCTTTCGTGCGTACTTGCTTACCGCGCTGCGTCACACTGCGTACGACAAGACCCGCCGCGACCGCCGGATCGACCTCAACGAGGACATGAGCGACGTCGGCGGGGCCGCCGGCGAGGCGCTCACCGTGCCGTTCTCGGACACCGCCGTCGCGGGCCTCGAGCGCACGATGGCCGCGAAAGCGTTCGCGCGGCTGCCGGAACGCTGGCAGGCAGTGCTGTGGCACACCGAAATCGAGCAGCAGAGCCCGGCCGAAGTCGCGCCGCTGCTCGGGCTGACCGCGAACGGCGTCTCCGCGCTCGCCTACCGCGCCCGGGAAGGCCTCCGGCAGGCGTATCTGCAGGTCCACCTGCAGGAAAACGGCGCGGACCGCTGCCGCGCGACGGCCGAGCGGCTCGGGGCCTGGACGCGCGACGGGCTGTCCAAGCGCGAACGCTCCCAGGTCGAAAACCACCTCGACGAATGCGACGAATGCCGGATGCTCGCGGCCGAACTGGCCGACGTCAACGGCAGCCTGCGCGCGATCATCGCGCCGATCGTGCTGGGCGGTGCCGCACTCGGTTACCTGGCCACGATCGGTGCGGCCAAGGCGAGCGCGGCTACCGCCGGTGCCGCCGCGGTCAGTGCTGGCGCGGCTGCGGCAGGCGGAGCCAAGGCGGGTGCGGCGGCAGCTGCGTCCGCGCCTCGGCAGTTCGCTGGGGTCGCGATGTCCGGGGCTGCGATGGTGGCCGCGGTTGCTGTCGCGCTGGCTGCTGGTGGTGGGACACAGACCATTCCCGCTGCTCAGCAGGCACCCGCGCCGCCGGCCGCTGCGCCGGCACCTGCACCTGCGCCGAAGCCCGCTCCTCCGGCCGCGCCCCCGGCTCCGCAGGCCCCTCCGCCTGCTCAGCCCGCGCCTCCCGCCGTGCCGCCGCCTGCTGCTCCTCCGGCGGCACCTCCAGCGCAGCCGCCAGCTCCGAACCCCGCTCCGCCGCAGCTGTCCGCGGCTATGCCGCCGGGTGGGGTCGAACTCCAACCGGGCGGCGGGCCGGTCGCGCTGCCGATCACCGTGCGCAACGACGGCGGTTCGGTGTCCGATCCGGTCCAGGCGACGCTGAACCTGCCACCTGGCGTGCAGGCGGTCGGGGCGAACGGCGGCGGCGCTGTCGGCGCGTACTCCAGCGAGGCGGCCGCGCAGTCCGGACCGATGCAGGTCGCGTGCCCGGGCGGCACGGGGACAGTCACGTGCAAGACCGGCAGTGGGTTGCAGCCTGGGCAGTCGGCTGTGCTGATGTTCCGGCTGAAGGCAGACGACAACGCGAGCGGCGGCACGGTGACCGGTTCGGTCACGGCGGGTGCTTCGGTGAACGTCAGTGTCCGCGTTCAGGTGAAGGTCAAGGCTCCGAAGGACGATCTCTCGCTAACAGCTAAGGCGTTCGGCCAGCCGTGGAAGCTGGAGCCAGAGATCCAGGCCACGGTGTACAACACTGGGCAAAGCACGAAGCCGGTCACGATCACGTTCGACCACAGCACCATCTGGCAGTTGGGCTTGAAGAAGTTCAATTGCACGTCCAGTGAGGCGAGCACGAGCTGCACCACTGCCAAACCGCTGGCTCCGGGCGAGAGAGCGGACCTGTTGGTGGTGGTGGACCGCAAGCCATTCGACGGTCCGCTCACCGTCACCGTTAACGCCTCGCTCGGCGATGCCTCGGCTAAGCCGGTGCCCGTGGAGCTCGGCTGCTGGTGGGATATGTGCCACGATCCGACGATCGGGCCGTGGTCGTCCACGTCGGTGCCGTTGCCGACGACGTCGCCCTCGACCTCGAAGAGCCACCCGCCGAGTTCGTCGAAGCACCCGAAGCCGAGCATCACCCCGCCGACCTCGACGTCCCCCGACGACGAGACCCCGGACCCGACGTCGAGCAGCCCGGCCGCAACCACGAGCGCGCCGCCGGACCCCAGTTCGAACGGCAAGCCCGGCAAACCCGGTAACCACGACAACCGTCCGCCGTCGGTCGAACCCCGGGGGTTCTTCAGCTGGTTCACGGAGTAG
- a CDS encoding ATP-binding protein, giving the protein MRRRILLAILLAVLVTAAVLGIPLGVTAWRLVENLNRESLAERARNIAATVDTQVANGQEIDLEQFRVGVPEGGMLIVRAEGFSEKHLGANPGPNPVVESVPTARSGTVMLAIPSGPVRTKQTQVTLLVVLLVVLSVGTGTVVATVTARRLAKPLRHVADRASRLGGGDFRPDPSRYRVAELDMVAEALDTSGSALAQLVQRERQLVGDVSHQLRSRLTALQLRLEPLTGHEDPDVAEESRAAQEQADRLAQALDELLAAARAAREVDAEPVDLPVTLPAVAEEWRQLLRVEGRNLRLKVADGLMVRVTPARLREVIGVLLDNALRHGAGTVTLSARRGDAEGTVVIEVADTGSGVPDEIAPHIFERGFSGGGSTGVGLALARALVEADGGRLELSNKRPAIFSLFLKVPRPDDVGELQWPAEPVPR; this is encoded by the coding sequence ATGCGCCGCCGGATCCTGCTGGCGATCCTCCTCGCCGTGCTGGTCACCGCGGCCGTGCTGGGCATCCCGCTCGGCGTCACCGCGTGGCGGCTGGTGGAGAACCTCAACCGGGAAAGCCTGGCCGAACGAGCCCGCAACATCGCCGCGACGGTCGACACGCAGGTCGCGAACGGCCAGGAAATCGACCTGGAGCAGTTCCGGGTCGGCGTTCCCGAGGGCGGCATGCTGATCGTGCGCGCCGAGGGCTTCAGCGAAAAACACCTCGGCGCGAACCCCGGCCCGAACCCAGTGGTCGAATCAGTCCCGACCGCCCGCAGCGGCACGGTAATGCTGGCAATCCCGAGCGGTCCGGTCCGCACGAAGCAGACGCAGGTGACGCTGCTGGTCGTGCTGTTGGTGGTCCTGTCGGTCGGCACCGGCACGGTGGTGGCGACAGTGACCGCGCGGCGCCTGGCGAAACCCCTGCGGCACGTCGCCGACCGCGCGTCCCGCCTGGGCGGTGGCGATTTCCGACCCGACCCGAGCCGGTACCGCGTGGCCGAACTGGACATGGTCGCGGAGGCCCTGGACACGTCCGGGTCCGCGTTGGCGCAGCTCGTGCAGCGGGAACGACAGCTGGTCGGGGATGTCTCGCACCAGCTGCGGAGCCGGTTGACCGCGCTGCAGCTCCGGTTGGAACCTCTGACCGGTCATGAAGACCCAGACGTCGCGGAGGAATCCCGTGCCGCGCAGGAGCAAGCGGACCGCCTAGCCCAAGCCTTGGATGAGCTGCTGGCCGCCGCCCGCGCCGCCCGAGAGGTGGACGCCGAGCCCGTCGATCTGCCGGTGACGCTGCCCGCGGTTGCGGAGGAATGGCGTCAGCTGCTGCGAGTCGAGGGCCGGAACTTGCGGCTGAAGGTCGCCGACGGCTTGATGGTGCGCGTGACCCCGGCGCGGCTGCGCGAGGTGATCGGGGTGCTGCTGGACAACGCCCTCCGCCACGGCGCTGGGACCGTGACGCTGTCCGCCCGTCGTGGTGATGCGGAGGGGACCGTGGTGATCGAGGTCGCGGATACCGGGTCTGGGGTGCCGGATGAAATCGCGCCGCACATTTTCGAACGCGGTTTTTCCGGTGGTGGTTCGACTGGGGTGGGTTTGGCGCTGGCGCGCGCTCTTGTCGAGGCGGATGGCGGGCGGCTGGAACTGTCGAATAAGCGTCCGGCGATTTTCAGTCTGTTCTTGAAGGTCCCGCGCCCGGACGATGTGGGTGAATTGCAGTGGCCCGCGGAGCCGGTTCCTCGCTGA
- a CDS encoding response regulator transcription factor, protein MVLLAEDDPAIAEPLSRALHREGYEIEVVTDGPAVLAATAAHRVDLLVLDLGLPGMDGLEVCRRLRASGTELPVLMLTARTDEVDFVVGLDAGADDYVAKPFRLAELLARIRALLRRRVPEVLEAGGVRMDLGARLVTVDSHEVQLANKEFELLRVLMSRAGQVVSRDEILAEVWNDLESKTSKTLDMHMSWLRRKLAVAADEAAGRQAKPVHSDAERRIATVRGVGFRFNVE, encoded by the coding sequence ATGGTCCTACTTGCCGAAGACGATCCGGCCATCGCCGAGCCGCTGTCCCGCGCGCTGCACCGGGAGGGGTACGAGATCGAGGTCGTCACCGACGGGCCGGCGGTGCTGGCCGCGACCGCCGCGCACCGCGTCGACCTGCTCGTGCTCGATCTCGGGCTGCCCGGGATGGACGGGCTGGAGGTGTGCCGCAGATTGCGCGCGAGCGGCACCGAACTGCCGGTGCTGATGCTCACCGCGCGCACGGACGAGGTCGATTTCGTCGTCGGCCTCGACGCGGGCGCGGACGATTACGTCGCCAAGCCGTTCCGGCTCGCGGAACTTCTCGCGCGGATCCGCGCGCTGCTGCGCCGCCGGGTGCCCGAGGTGCTGGAAGCGGGCGGCGTCCGGATGGATCTCGGCGCGCGACTGGTCACAGTGGACTCGCACGAGGTGCAGCTGGCGAACAAAGAGTTCGAACTGCTGCGCGTGCTGATGAGCCGGGCCGGACAGGTCGTCAGCCGCGACGAGATCCTCGCCGAGGTGTGGAACGACCTGGAGTCCAAGACGTCGAAGACGCTTGACATGCACATGTCCTGGCTGCGCCGCAAACTCGCGGTCGCCGCTGACGAGGCGGCGGGCAGGCAGGCGAAACCGGTGCACTCCGACGCCGAGCGGCGCATCGCGACCGTGCGCGGCGTCGGGTTCCGGTTCAATGTCGAGTAG
- a CDS encoding GtrA family protein, whose product MRELLAKHRELVRFALVGGTSFVITLTITYVLKFTVLRTHPVTALIVGVLVATIFSYVANREWAFRTRGGRERAHEAALFFLISGVALGLNALPQWVSRYVLDLQVPHVSLVGQESADFVSGMIIGTLLGTLFRWWAFKKWVFPTEGARPEPGRNDNPDIPDRKAA is encoded by the coding sequence GTGCGCGAACTCCTGGCGAAGCACCGTGAGCTGGTCCGTTTCGCCCTGGTCGGCGGCACGAGCTTCGTCATCACGCTGACGATCACGTACGTCCTGAAGTTCACCGTGCTGCGGACGCATCCGGTCACCGCGCTGATCGTCGGTGTGCTGGTCGCCACGATCTTTTCCTACGTCGCGAATCGGGAGTGGGCCTTCCGCACTCGCGGCGGACGGGAGCGCGCGCACGAGGCCGCGCTGTTTTTCCTGATCAGCGGGGTCGCGCTCGGGCTGAACGCGTTGCCGCAGTGGGTTTCGCGGTATGTGCTGGACCTGCAGGTGCCGCACGTGAGCCTGGTCGGCCAGGAGTCCGCCGACTTCGTGAGCGGGATGATCATCGGGACCCTGCTCGGGACGCTGTTCCGCTGGTGGGCCTTCAAGAAGTGGGTTTTCCCTACGGAGGGTGCCCGGCCGGAACCGGGGCGGAATGACAATCCGGATATTCCGGACCGTAAGGCCGCCTGA
- the hisN gene encoding histidinol-phosphatase, which yields MTVPAYSDDLVLATRLADAADALTTARFRALDLAVSAKPDRTPVTDADTAVEDAIREILAAERPGDTVAGEERGGTAGSEGRAWVIDPIDGTKNFLRGVPVWATLIALVEDGTPVVGMISAPLLGRRWWAARGEGAHLRDAAGERRMSVSKVATLGDAYLSTTDLNSWTEYHSREKYLALTEACWESRAFGDFWSHCLVAEGAMDVAAECIVNPWDVAAAQVIVTEAGGRFTDLSGAETYEGGSALSTNGLLHDEALAILRRQ from the coding sequence GTGACCGTGCCTGCCTACTCGGATGACCTCGTTCTCGCCACCCGGCTGGCGGACGCCGCCGACGCGCTGACCACTGCCCGTTTCCGTGCGCTCGACCTCGCGGTGTCCGCGAAACCGGACCGCACTCCGGTGACCGACGCCGACACTGCCGTGGAGGACGCGATCCGCGAAATCCTCGCCGCCGAACGGCCCGGCGACACCGTCGCTGGCGAAGAACGCGGCGGCACCGCGGGCAGCGAAGGCCGCGCGTGGGTGATCGACCCGATCGACGGGACCAAGAACTTCCTGCGCGGCGTCCCGGTGTGGGCGACGCTGATCGCGCTCGTCGAAGACGGCACGCCGGTGGTCGGCATGATCAGCGCGCCGTTGCTGGGCCGCCGTTGGTGGGCTGCTCGCGGCGAAGGCGCGCACCTGCGCGACGCGGCGGGCGAACGGCGCATGTCGGTGTCGAAGGTGGCGACGCTCGGCGACGCCTATCTGTCCACGACGGACTTGAACAGCTGGACCGAGTACCACTCCCGCGAGAAGTACCTCGCGCTCACCGAGGCGTGCTGGGAGTCGCGCGCGTTCGGCGATTTCTGGAGCCACTGCCTCGTCGCCGAGGGCGCGATGGACGTCGCGGCCGAGTGCATCGTGAATCCGTGGGACGTCGCCGCCGCGCAGGTGATCGTGACCGAGGCGGGCGGCCGGTTCACCGATCTTTCCGGTGCGGAGACCTACGAGGGCGGCTCAGCGCTGTCCACCAACGGCCTCCTGCACGACGAGGCGCTGGCGATCCTGCGCCGTCAGTGA
- a CDS encoding 5-(carboxyamino)imidazole ribonucleotide synthase has translation MDKRTGLPIVGMVGGGQLARMTQQAAISLGQSLKVLAADEGDAAALVASDVVIGHHTDLDALIDFARQVDVVTFDHEHVPGEHLLTLATEGFVVRPAPTALGFAQNKLVMREMMAGLGVPGPAFAEVSTVDDVVTFGGEHGWPVVLKASRGGYDGRGVWMLDTAQQARETVPELLEAGTELLVEEKVAMKRELSALVARSPFGQGAAYPVVETVQTNGINTEVLAPAPGLAESRVHEAQELALRIASTLDVTGLLAVELFETETGLLVNELAMRPHNSGHWTMDGSRTSQFEQHLRGVLDYPLGRTDLIAPACVMANVLGADVSPQMSPDERVHHLFARFPEVKIHLYGKQDRPGRKLGHVNFVGDRMDDLRDRALLSAHWLSHAVWLDGYEIH, from the coding sequence ATGGACAAACGAACCGGTCTTCCCATCGTCGGCATGGTGGGCGGCGGGCAGCTCGCCCGCATGACGCAGCAGGCGGCGATTTCCCTCGGCCAGTCGCTGAAGGTGCTGGCGGCCGACGAGGGCGACGCGGCGGCCCTCGTGGCCAGCGACGTCGTCATCGGTCACCACACCGACCTCGACGCGCTGATCGATTTCGCCCGCCAGGTCGACGTGGTCACCTTCGACCACGAGCACGTGCCCGGCGAGCACCTGCTCACCCTCGCCACCGAGGGTTTCGTCGTCCGCCCCGCGCCCACCGCGCTCGGGTTCGCGCAGAACAAGCTCGTGATGCGCGAGATGATGGCCGGACTCGGCGTGCCCGGTCCCGCCTTCGCCGAAGTGTCCACTGTGGACGATGTGGTGACCTTCGGCGGCGAGCACGGCTGGCCGGTGGTGCTGAAGGCGTCGCGCGGCGGGTACGACGGTCGCGGCGTCTGGATGCTCGACACCGCGCAGCAGGCCCGCGAGACCGTTCCCGAGCTCCTCGAAGCAGGCACCGAGCTGCTGGTCGAGGAGAAGGTCGCGATGAAGCGCGAGCTGTCCGCGCTGGTCGCGCGCTCCCCGTTCGGCCAGGGCGCGGCGTACCCGGTGGTCGAGACCGTGCAGACGAACGGCATCAACACCGAGGTCCTCGCCCCCGCGCCGGGGCTGGCCGAGTCGCGCGTGCACGAGGCGCAGGAGCTGGCGCTGCGCATCGCGTCGACGCTCGACGTCACCGGGCTGCTCGCGGTCGAGCTGTTCGAGACCGAGACCGGCCTGCTGGTCAACGAACTGGCGATGCGCCCGCACAACTCCGGCCACTGGACCATGGACGGCTCGCGCACCTCGCAGTTCGAACAGCACCTGCGCGGCGTGCTGGACTACCCGCTCGGCCGCACCGACCTGATCGCGCCCGCGTGCGTGATGGCGAACGTGCTCGGCGCGGACGTCTCGCCGCAGATGAGCCCGGACGAGCGCGTGCACCACCTGTTCGCGCGGTTCCCCGAGGTGAAAATCCACCTCTACGGCAAGCAGGACCGGCCCGGTCGCAAGCTCGGGCACGTCAACTTCGTCGGCGACCGCATGGACGATCTGCGCGATCGCGCGCTGCTGTCCGCGCACTGGCTGTCCCACGCCGTCTGGCTCGACGGCTACGAGATCCACTGA